Below is a genomic region from Kazachstania africana CBS 2517 chromosome 9, complete genome.
TCGGAATCTTGTATGAAGACTGCCTTGCTACCATACCTTTTTAGTAGAGGATCGGTAATTTGCTTCAGTATTTCTATTTCACCTTTACAATATGTAAATACGAAAAGACTGTCAGAAATCATTCCCGTTTCAGAATTATAACCTCCCATAATAATACCCCTGttgttcttttcatcaaaagCTACAGCTGCCGAGATTAATGGGATTTTGAGGGAGGGATGGTCTACCGGACAAGGTTTGAATGTCTCAGAAATGTTATCGTACAGTAAAAATGCTTGTCCATCAGTTTTCCCACCGCATACGAGTAATGTGTTCTTATCTGTCGCAACACAAGAATGCCTGAATCTTGGTTCCGGTAATTCAGGGCCCTTCTGCCACTCATTTGtattcaaattataaaaCCAACAATCATTCACAGCACGATGAGGAGCATTTCTACCTCCAATAACCATTGCTGTTTCACCATCACCAAGTCTAGTGAATGTATGACATGCACGAGCAGGTGGGAGAACGGAATGATTCTGTAATTGAATAAAAGTATTCTTCTGTGTATCAATCTTGAGCGTGTCACTGATTCTATTGGGATTGCAACCACCTGTGTACATTATATTTCCTTCATCATGTTTAATTGAGGAACCAAAATTACGTTTCAGATCATATTCCAGGCTTGTAAATTCTATGTTCTTGATTACCTCGTAATCTGTTATATTTATCGCGGTAGGTCCTACAAACTTGTATTTGGgagaaaattcaaacttATCGTTATTTGTTGCGTGACTCAATAGATAATGATGACagaataaattaaattcTTCCAGTTCATCAAATGGTTGAACTGCCTCCACTTGCTTTCTCATCGATAAATCGACAGTACCCCAAAGTTGTGAAATATCACCTGCATTAACATTAGTGAAACCTAGTTTCTGGAATCTCATTTCTTGAGAAGCTATTGTTGGATAAGTTTCAACAGACTGGAGTGGAGAgtcatttttcttgaaatgtTTCAACATCTGTTTGCCAAAGGGCTCGTTTGGACCTTCTGGAAGCAATTGCTCAAGCATAATAAAATGTGAGTTTGGGAAAGATGAGCAAATAGAGATGATTTCATCTGCTAATTCAGATTTCATATAGGCAAGAGAAACTTCTGCAATgattattttaattatgGAACTGTCACGAAGATCAGCTAAGATAGCGTTTGTAGTGACGTTCTTAAAAGTTGCAGCATCGTTCAAATCGCATGGCATGGCAATATAATGTTCTGATAAGAAAGTATCAGTTCTGCCGCTCGACTTTTCATTCTCAATACCGAGAATATTGGTGAGATCTTCTGTGGATCTTATAATCTGCAACTTATTGGCCAGTACATCCGTGtaatcaatatcaataaaagtCATTCTTTCAGAATATGTTGGACGCTCAGGGTTTTCATTATCTAAATATTGGAATGGCAAAGGATCAAACCCACAACCGAGATTCAAGaccattattttttgattggTACTTTCTGCAATCGAGTCTATTCTTGATCTAATTGCATGCAGCCTGAGCCAGTAACCCCTGTTAATACAAGGTGATCTATTAACAGATTTGGGGACAaagtatttgaaatattcctTGAAAGACATTTCCGTACTCTTTCTCAACTTGGGTAGGTATATAGATTCGACAGATCTTTTTGAAGCAATCGATGAGTTATTAGTACCTTGAATTGCGAGATCTGCATACTTTAGAGCcctctctttcttctttgatagACTCTTATCCTTGGCTGAGGAAAGCACTGGATTGATTAATACATCAGACAGAGCTGGATTCATTGTAACGGATTGGTTCTATATGCAGGTGATCTGTATTTCATTGGGCGTAGTGAGtatcatttttcaagtcATCgctgaaaaaattgattcacATCACAGCACCATAGTGAAGGATATCATAGAGTCCAGTAGTTAAATGATATCTGATAACTTTCGAATAAATAAAGGCTGTATCGATTCCATCAAATGTGCGTTCTTTTTCTATTACAGTGTTATATATGATGCTGctcaaatttatataatatttcttgGTTATATTAGGCCAATTTTACTCAATGGCATTTAGCAATGccttgaaatttctttttaaaatgGATGCATGTTCATTGACTGGGTGCTTGGCGCAATCAAGGATAGATTTGTAGCACGCTAGGGTATCTTTTGTGTCTTCTGTCTTGATCCATATCTTACCATTAACACCAATGGCAATTTCAAACTTACAATGCTGCGAAAGGAGTCTCAGAAGAGGAAACTTTTCATCGAACAAAAGGTTACGAGCAAATTTTAACGATACATCCATGACCATGCCGCCTTCTAAGAGGCCAAATCCAGAACTTTGGCCTGTAGTGGAGTCTACACACTCGATTTCTGCTTCTAACTCCTTCTCAGCTGTGCAGACACGTGCGTATACGAGGTCACCAATCTTCAAAGTGGGTCTATTCTTCTTAGATGCATTGGGAAAGGCCATATATGAAAGTGATACAGGCGAGGAAAAGCTTGCCAGAGAAACTCTATAACTATCGGCAAAGGCGCCAGTAATAATACCTACTACGAAATCGCCGACTGCAGGGACATAGCGTTTGGAATCGTAGTCAATATGTACAATCTGACCACGTTTGCCTACTTGTATATTTTCGATACCAGCGTTTACAGGTTGTATTATTTGAGTGCGTGGATCACAATAGACACCGGGCCCTAACGACACGTTTTTCGTGAGATCTATATCCAGTTTATCCCCTGGAACAATCAGTCTTAACATTATATGTGGTACACTTGAGTTATCttgattcttttcaatgaatgTGCTTCTCTTAGAAGAGctcatcatttaaattttaGTCAATTTTTCAGTCTCGAAATTTCCGTTCGGTATGATATCCATCGAATCGATGCCCCCATTTAAACTGAATATGCCATGATTATCTGGCAGTACTGGCGGATGTGGGACTCCAACCTGTTCATCTTAGAAATGGATTGTTCGGTACAGACCTGTGGAGTGTTTTATATGCGGATCTGATTGGGAAGCTATCTTGGAGAGAAGCACTGTTGACCGAGGGCTGAGGAGTAACATATGCAAGTTTATGTAGAGATGAATTGATCCAGTTTCAAGAAAACACCTGTGTCTACATTATTGcattatttcattatatcGAGGGCCACTGTTTGAATTAAAATGTGAAACTACGAAGTTATGCTACTTGAACTCGGGGATGCAACAAAGGAAAAGGTAACGTAGTATGGCAATTAAATTATAAGTTATCCTCCCCGGTATGGCCTTGCAGAACTCTTTTGGATCTTCTTATTTCTCCCTCCTGAGAACGACGATAAGGGGCTATTGATATTATAGCCAAGAATCGATCTGTTTCTTACATATGCAATTAGTAAGTGCAATATCGAGGGTTCTAGAGCGAAAAGTTTttagaaaacaaaatttcaattctcCTGGAGGAAATTCATACTACGGTATCACCATTTACATCAATTTCCTGTTTACTCGAGAATGATTGACCTAACATGCTATGCATTTGCTCACAATAAGTACGTTTCGACTACTGTGAGGTTTTTGGAAACAGTCAACGGAAGGGAAAAAGTGCTCAGATTATTACAGTTTTCATTAAGGTTCATCAGttccatttctttattcCCCATATTAGCTGATTTACAGGCAGAGATTAATATTGTGAGAAAGTTTCtaagatttttgaaaccaatCCAGAATTTACAAATTGCTGCCAAGTTTTACTCTAATGATTCATTGGCTGACGGTGCTACAATAAGATGTCTTAATATTATCAGAAATTTGCTCTTTGGTGTCTACTTGGGCTTAGATCAAATTAATCTATTGAGAATTCTGAAAGTTTTACCCACTACCCTGTTCTACTCAAAAACCGTTCCTTTCTACACAAATCTCTTTTGGTTACTCTCTCTGTTTTGTGCTATTTCTATTGACGTTTTACATGTGATAATGTGCTGTTCTTCTAGTACTAACAAGCCTGCAAGTGCTAAGGACATTGACGATGACAAAAATCTCAAAGCAGTCAAAGCTTCAATGGTGAAAAAGAGGAAGGTATATGTGAGAAAGTGGTTATGGGATGTAATGGACACAATCATTGTTTTGaatttccttcaatttgtaaataatggTGACCGTTTGGTTGGTCTGCTGGGGATGGTAACCTCCTGGTATGGTATTCAAGATGTGTGGGGAGATTGCTTTTACTTTTCGAATTGAGTCAAGACTCCAATGGCTTAAATATAATAACATTTACTGCTTTTCTATTTAAACCGATGTGGTAACATACATTATAAATTGCTGATAATCCTGAATGAGTTCTCAATGTTGTATTGGAAATTAACTTGATCTGATAAGCTCATGAGCACTTTGGTTGGAAATGAGGAAAGATCCGTGAGGAAAATACCACTTTAAGTCACAATTTAGCTGATTGTAGCCACAAGTAGACTTAATATGGGTCCAGGTAATATAATTGGAACGTAGTCAAATAAGATTTACACAATAGCATATTCAAAACGTCTGGAAAAATTAACTGTGGTATGAATAGTTCAAAGCAGAAGCATGGCTCCAATAATGATCGTACAATGCCAACATTGAATAGTGGCATGCTTTGGGTTATAAAAAAGTGCTCTTTATGTATATGCTCAATGCAAACAATTACACTTTTACAGCCTACTACTCAAAACTCATGACCATATTGTGGTCTTGATAAAATGCAATGTTACTTCAAAAGTGACATAGAAATGTGAAACAAGCAAGTCGAAGTTGATCTATCTTATATACGCTTACGTACGTTATGTACAATAACTAATCCAACGCAATAGACTACACCACTTATTTTTGGTTTTTATTCGGTAGCGTGGCTAAGCTGATAGATAGAAACGGGACAAGACGATATTCGTTAGTGCCAAAATTCCTAAAACAAGTTTTAGATTCAACGCAAATCTTACTAACAGTACAAGTTTGTTTCTTTATtggagaaaaaaatagtaatacTGACGGCTACTAGCCTTCTCCATTGCAATGCATTAGTATTAATAGTCCTACAATCATTGTCAAAAAAGGCAGCAAGATCACAACTCCATCATATATGACTTGCCACTACTTTCGCCAATTCATTGGAaggtaaatatttatttatccCCCCTTTTGATCAGTTGACTATACAACCAGACGTAAATCTAACTTTTGTGAGACCTAAATTAGTTTAAGGAAAAGAATGCATTcgatttattatttataGCCTAAAAGTGTTCCAGAATATTTTGGGTTCAGGTACCCGTATCCTTTCTTCTATGATAAGTTTATAGTTCCATTTATGAAGTGCTTTTATGCGTTTGACTGAATAGCAAGAAAGTGACAATAACATTCTCTTATCAAATAGCCTGATAAGGATCACGTAAATGGAAATACCAATATTCTAAGTAATTACCAGCAGCTAGACGTCCACGTCCAATCGTCCCCAATTTCAGCACAGGGCATGGCCCAAGGATTATATATACCGCCCGAAGTGTTGGACATAATCCGGATGTCCATATTATACATGTCATCGTGGTCAATATGTAATGAGAAACCTGTTATTCCACTATTATGCACTGACTCCAATGCAATTCGAACAGcacattttattttgtcTACCAGGATGTTGTCAATGTGATGATCACTGCCAGTCGACAAAGGAGACACGAAAATAGTCCAGGATGGAAAGAGGTCTATAAGAATATAGTCAACTGAAAAATACATTCTATTTTGTAGAATTACTAACAATGTCTCAACTATGTTCCTAATGACTGAGATGGTGTTCGAAATAGCCTGTTTGCAATACTGGGGGAAGAATTTCCAATTCAAACCATACTTCTCATGAGTAAGTTGTAAAAAATCATTCTCCTTATAATGTTTTATGTATGTGCTACTAAAGGTCTTACCGGTCATGTTTTTAAAGTAGTTCTGGGTCTTGacttgataattttttatagtTCCATTAATTATATCCAGCGTAACAAGTTGACAATACCTATAAGCACAAGTATCAACTAAAGTATAATGACTTGAATTCGTACTAAGTTGCTTGGAATATAACGATTCCCAGTAATCCATGGCAGTGGGATACGTTGCCGGAATAGCTTCACTTGTTCCATTGAAAGACCAGTAGGTAGTACTTGATTTTTCCAATTGGTCGCCTTTGATAAATATGACACCT
It encodes:
- the KAFR0I02940 gene encoding uncharacterized protein, yielding MIKKNDFVFTIISWYLVATALQFSTVAGGSPGVIFIKGDQLEKSSTTYWSFNGTSEAIPATYPTAMDYWESLYSKQLSTNSSHYTLVDTCAYRYCQLVTLDIINGTIKNYQVKTQNYFKNMTGKTFSSTYIKHYKENDFLQLTHEKYGLNWKFFPQYCKQAISNTISVIRNIVETLLVILQNRMYFSVDYILIDLFPSWTIFVSPLSTGSDHHIDNILVDKIKCAVRIALESVHNSGITGFSLHIDHDDMYNMDIRIMSNTSGGIYNPWAMPCAEIGDDWTWTSSCW
- the PPM2 gene encoding tRNA methyltransferase PPM2 (similar to Saccharomyces cerevisiae PPM2 (YOL141W); ancestral locus Anc_3.15), with amino-acid sequence MNPALSDVLINPVLSSAKDKSLSKKKERALKYADLAIQGTNNSSIASKRSVESIYLPKLRKSTEMSFKEYFKYFVPKSVNRSPCINRGYWLRLHAIRSRIDSIAESTNQKIMVLNLGCGFDPLPFQYLDNENPERPTYSERMTFIDIDYTDVLANKLQIIRSTEDLTNILGIENEKSSGRTDTFLSEHYIAMPCDLNDAATFKNVTTNAILADLRDSSIIKIIIAEVSLAYMKSELADEIISICSSFPNSHFIMLEQLLPEGPNEPFGKQMLKHFKKNDSPLQSVETYPTIASQEMRFQKLGFTNVNAGDISQLWGTVDLSMRKQVEAVQPFDELEEFNLFCHHYLLSHATNNDKFEFSPKYKFVGPTAINITDYEVIKNIEFTSLEYDLKRNFGSSIKHDEGNIMYTGGCNPNRISDTLKIDTQKNTFIQLQNHSVLPPARACHTFTRLGDGETAMVIGGRNAPHRAVNDCWFYNLNTNEWQKGPELPEPRFRHSCVATDKNTLLVCGGKTDGQAFLLYDNISETFKPCPVDHPSLKIPLISAAVAFDEKNNRGIIMGGYNSETGMISDSLFVFTYCKGEIEILKQITDPLLKRYGSKAVFIQDSEILVVGGTSSDRLFDSRTSVIIVNIDSAEIKLIEIPESIWASDQSLLLVGHEVQRTSSNEVIVLAGGATCYGFGAVTNASFKLAI
- the RRP40 gene encoding exosome non-catalytic core subunit RRP40 (similar to Saccharomyces cerevisiae RRP40 (YOL142W); ancestral locus Anc_3.13) — protein: MLRLIVPGDKLDIDLTKNVSLGPGVYCDPRTQIIQPVNAGIENIQVGKRGQIVHIDYDSKRYVPAVGDFVVGIITGAFADSYRVSLASFSSPVSLSYMAFPNASKKNRPTLKIGDLVYARVCTAEKELEAEIECVDSTTGQSSGFGLLEGGMVMDVSLKFARNLLFDEKFPLLRLLSQHCKFEIAIGVNGKIWIKTEDTKDTLACYKSILDCAKHPVNEHASILKRNFKALLNAIE
- the KAFR0I02930 gene encoding PEX11 family protein (similar to Saccharomyces cerevisiae PEX11 (YOL147C); ancestral locus Anc_3.3); this translates as MIDLTCYAFAHNKYVSTTVRFLETVNGREKVLRLLQFSLRFISSISLFPILADLQAEINIVRKFLRFLKPIQNLQIAAKFYSNDSLADGATIRCLNIIRNLLFGVYLGLDQINLLRILKVLPTTLFYSKTVPFYTNLFWLLSLFCAISIDVLHVIMCCSSSTNKPASAKDIDDDKNLKAVKASMVKKRKVYVRKWLWDVMDTIIVLNFLQFVNNGDRLVGLLGMVTSWYGIQDVWGDCFYFSN